In the Kribbella sp. NBC_00482 genome, one interval contains:
- a CDS encoding AfsR/SARP family transcriptional regulator, protein MEFHILGPLEIVVDGRAVPAPAPRLCSLLAILLLRPHRQVPVDELIDRLWPDGAPQPANPTATVHTYVRRLRDLVGADVLQTHGRGYLLAAEPSDLVAFRTAVAEAAADPTRKVEHLRHALDQWRGDPVEVEPTVAVGLREERLTTIEQYYDARLARGEHADVLPELQTLSAQEPLRDRLTALLMKALYRCGRQAEALSTYDGFAGRLVDEFGLDPTDELRALRQSILTSSLDDEWQHQNQLPLDIRNLIGRDDLVAEVAGLLTATDGVRIVALSGTPGVGKTAVAVRVASELTERFPDGQWFVRLRGASDQPRRADDVLAELLRASGVDPHAIPDDRDARAALFRSRLATRNILLVLDDARDAAQVRPLLPGTPTSAVLVTSRNPLDALAALDGGIPLRVPVLNPEAGTTLVHSMLQATNADVQELVDLCAGLPLALRIAGAVASRGSVASFVSRMRRTGALATLTIDDDTAVSSAFRTSYDLLDPAVQRGFRLLSLFPGQEFAPDAAEALIGPTYDQVLHRLESASLLQAVGHGRYLMHDLVKEYAAHLAEPDLDAWKSLCSWYVGTANAAMTVLEPGAVRVPMPSYDGLTVTDPEDWLAGELLNIEAVAQRALELGTPDVAWQLADVVRLYLYQNSLSGTWRALIRLGSLGARASGDEAGRGAMLHARGVLARQAGETEDAVTLFEQAAELYRACGFTLGEGALRCNIAVSYNAQGRLRESAEAFGQGLAVFRACGEFARMPRGLNAQAMNHIHLGEFREAVACITESLQYTGPTSNDQLVALVNRAGAYKELGEFEHAAADLRTAEPLVENRLDRVQWGLAKAGVENRLGHHEEARRIATDVLRENREIGNAYDACVALQALAESHLFAGDVATARTYFEEGEALATKSGYATILAELHADLAQCNFLDGEVELAYTQATQALAESDVVEYGIGRQWSHSLLARCCTALNRPTEAATHQAAANKFCQQSGYTPR, encoded by the coding sequence ATGGAGTTCCACATCCTCGGCCCGCTCGAGATCGTCGTCGACGGACGTGCGGTTCCGGCGCCGGCGCCGCGGTTGTGCTCGCTGCTCGCGATTCTCCTGCTGCGTCCGCACCGCCAGGTGCCGGTGGACGAGCTGATCGACAGGCTCTGGCCGGACGGTGCGCCCCAGCCGGCGAACCCGACCGCTACCGTCCATACCTATGTACGGCGCCTGCGCGACCTCGTCGGCGCCGACGTACTGCAGACCCACGGTCGCGGCTACCTGCTCGCCGCCGAACCGTCCGATCTCGTCGCGTTCCGGACCGCGGTCGCCGAGGCCGCGGCGGATCCGACGCGGAAGGTCGAGCACCTTCGGCACGCGCTTGACCAGTGGCGCGGCGATCCGGTCGAGGTCGAGCCGACCGTCGCGGTCGGACTGCGTGAGGAGCGGCTGACCACGATCGAGCAGTACTACGACGCGCGCCTCGCCCGCGGCGAGCATGCCGACGTACTCCCGGAGTTGCAGACCCTCAGCGCACAGGAACCGTTGCGCGATCGCCTGACCGCCTTGCTGATGAAGGCGCTGTACCGCTGCGGGCGACAGGCCGAGGCGTTGTCGACGTACGACGGATTCGCGGGGCGGCTCGTCGACGAGTTCGGGCTCGACCCGACCGACGAACTGCGTGCCCTCCGCCAATCGATCCTGACGTCGTCCCTCGACGACGAGTGGCAGCACCAGAACCAGCTCCCGCTCGACATCCGCAACCTCATCGGCCGCGACGACCTCGTGGCCGAGGTCGCGGGACTGCTCACCGCAACCGACGGCGTCCGGATCGTCGCGCTGTCCGGCACGCCCGGCGTCGGCAAGACGGCCGTCGCCGTTCGCGTCGCGAGTGAGTTGACCGAACGCTTCCCGGACGGGCAGTGGTTCGTCCGTCTCCGCGGCGCATCGGACCAGCCGCGGCGCGCGGACGACGTACTGGCCGAGTTGCTGCGGGCATCCGGCGTCGACCCGCACGCGATCCCGGACGACCGCGATGCGCGTGCCGCTCTCTTCCGGTCGCGGTTGGCGACGCGCAACATCCTGCTCGTCCTCGACGACGCCCGAGACGCGGCGCAGGTCCGGCCGCTCCTCCCCGGTACGCCGACCAGCGCCGTCCTGGTCACGAGCCGCAACCCGCTGGACGCGCTCGCCGCGCTCGATGGCGGCATCCCGCTCCGCGTCCCGGTTCTGAACCCGGAGGCCGGCACCACCCTCGTCCACTCGATGCTTCAAGCAACCAATGCAGACGTTCAGGAACTGGTCGATCTGTGTGCCGGCCTTCCGCTCGCCCTCCGCATCGCCGGCGCCGTCGCCTCGCGCGGCTCGGTAGCGTCGTTCGTCTCACGCATGCGACGTACCGGTGCGCTCGCGACGCTCACCATCGACGACGACACCGCGGTCAGCTCCGCGTTCCGAACGTCGTACGACCTGCTCGACCCGGCGGTGCAACGCGGCTTCAGGCTGCTGTCGCTGTTCCCGGGTCAGGAGTTCGCGCCGGACGCGGCGGAGGCGCTCATCGGCCCGACGTACGACCAGGTCCTCCACCGCCTCGAATCCGCCAGCCTGCTGCAGGCGGTCGGCCACGGCCGCTACCTCATGCACGACCTGGTCAAGGAGTACGCCGCCCATCTCGCCGAGCCGGATCTCGACGCTTGGAAATCGCTGTGCAGCTGGTACGTCGGTACGGCGAACGCAGCGATGACCGTCCTGGAACCGGGTGCGGTCCGCGTCCCGATGCCGTCGTACGACGGCCTCACCGTGACGGATCCGGAGGACTGGCTCGCGGGCGAGCTCCTCAACATCGAGGCGGTCGCGCAACGTGCGCTGGAGCTCGGGACGCCCGACGTCGCGTGGCAGCTCGCGGACGTCGTGCGGCTCTACCTCTACCAAAACAGCCTGTCCGGCACTTGGCGTGCCCTGATCCGGCTTGGCTCGCTGGGTGCCCGTGCGTCCGGTGATGAGGCCGGCCGCGGCGCGATGCTGCACGCGCGCGGCGTACTCGCTCGGCAGGCGGGGGAGACCGAGGACGCGGTCACACTCTTCGAGCAGGCTGCGGAGCTGTATCGCGCGTGCGGGTTCACGCTCGGCGAAGGTGCGCTGCGGTGCAACATCGCGGTGAGCTACAACGCCCAGGGAAGGCTCCGTGAGTCCGCCGAGGCGTTCGGCCAGGGGTTGGCCGTGTTCCGCGCGTGTGGCGAGTTCGCGCGGATGCCACGCGGGCTGAACGCGCAGGCGATGAACCACATCCATCTCGGTGAGTTCCGCGAGGCCGTCGCCTGCATCACCGAGTCACTGCAGTACACGGGACCGACGAGCAACGACCAACTCGTTGCCTTGGTCAACCGCGCCGGGGCGTACAAGGAACTCGGCGAGTTCGAGCACGCCGCGGCGGATCTGCGGACCGCCGAGCCGCTGGTGGAAAACCGCCTCGACCGGGTCCAGTGGGGACTCGCCAAGGCTGGTGTCGAGAACCGGCTCGGTCATCACGAGGAGGCGCGCCGGATCGCGACCGACGTACTGCGCGAGAACCGCGAGATCGGCAACGCGTACGACGCCTGTGTCGCGCTCCAGGCGCTCGCCGAGTCTCACCTGTTCGCCGGCGACGTGGCCACCGCCCGCACGTACTTCGAGGAAGGCGAAGCGCTCGCCACGAAGTCGGGCTACGCGACGATCCTCGCCGAGCTTCACGCCGACCTTGCCCAGTGCAACTTCCTCGACGGCGAGGTCGAGCTCGCCTACACCCAGGCGACCCAAGCCCTAGCCGAGTCGGACGTCGTCGAGTACGGCATCGGACGGCAGTGGTCCCACA
- a CDS encoding L,D-transpeptidase family protein, which translates to MSRRRGLVAGAVVLSFVLAGCSDVAASETTPSPTQPSSSTTSATPSATPTAKPTVKPTVKPKPKVKQKPAYYALRVERQLDKLGYPVGDIDGDITARAKQALCAWRETHGLPVSRKGLSLNDAYSVLNATSRPTPTRTPGIYVNKTCQILYQIVGKSYKRIVWISTGGPGYETPNRTGAVWRKWAGAHESSLYEDAYMYDSLYFLKDRPGIALHGSRVNSLVKPYPDSHRCVRVVRPEIHQIFTDTPLGTKVQIYGEY; encoded by the coding sequence GTGTCTCGTCGACGTGGTCTCGTTGCCGGTGCAGTCGTTCTGTCGTTCGTACTCGCCGGATGTTCCGATGTGGCCGCGAGTGAGACGACGCCTTCTCCAACACAGCCTTCGAGCAGTACGACGAGTGCGACGCCGAGCGCCACGCCGACCGCTAAGCCCACCGTGAAGCCGACGGTCAAGCCGAAGCCCAAGGTGAAGCAGAAGCCGGCGTACTACGCGCTGCGCGTGGAACGCCAACTGGACAAGCTCGGATACCCGGTCGGCGACATCGACGGCGACATCACCGCCCGCGCCAAGCAGGCGTTGTGCGCGTGGCGCGAGACCCACGGCCTGCCGGTCAGCCGCAAGGGACTCAGCCTGAACGACGCGTACTCGGTGCTCAACGCAACCAGTCGCCCGACGCCGACGCGCACCCCCGGCATCTACGTCAACAAGACCTGCCAGATCCTGTACCAAATCGTCGGAAAGTCCTACAAGCGGATCGTCTGGATCTCCACCGGCGGCCCCGGCTACGAGACCCCGAACCGCACCGGCGCGGTCTGGCGCAAGTGGGCGGGCGCGCACGAGAGCAGCCTGTACGAGGACGCGTACATGTACGACTCCCTCTACTTCCTCAAGGACCGCCCCGGCATCGCCCTGCACGGCTCCCGGGTCAACTCCCTCGTCAAGCCCTACCCCGACAGCCACCGCTGCGTCCGCGTAGTACGCCCCGAGATCCACCAGATCTTCACCGACACCCCGCTCGGCACCAAGGTCCAGATCTACGGCGAGTACTAG
- the pdxR gene encoding MocR-like pyridoxine biosynthesis transcription factor PdxR, with the protein MARGAWTVVLTLDGDGKLHRQVERALREAIRSGRVSTGTVLPPSRELAAQLDCSRWAVTQAYSQLVTEGYLATRVGSGTWVSWSGPTQRTSRRTAAASVATYRFDLAPGSPDLRAFPRTRWAEAARAAARTVPTADLGYPDEQGYLPLRELMADYLQRSRGAIASAADVAIRSGVSASVAQLCAGLRAMGIDRIAVEDPGWTRLRTVIESTGMRLEPVPVDHHGLQVERLSRRDDLRAVVVTAAHQFPTGVVLAPHRRLGLIDWARRNNGVILEDDYDAEFRYDRSPVGTLQGMAPEHVVLLGSVSKTLSPAIGIGWFVAQGQWRSLLEGRSVAGPSTIDQATFAELVAAGAYDRHLRAMQRRYKRRRDCVLTALQHELPTWTIGGAAAGLHLTLTHSSNPDTSLLVTAAGDLGTRIVPLLDYRIHTAETQDGIVLGYGNIPDNDVPPAIRSLAKAFANSRPRAAQPPA; encoded by the coding sequence ATGGCGCGCGGGGCTTGGACTGTGGTGCTGACGTTGGACGGCGACGGGAAGCTCCACCGGCAGGTCGAGCGCGCGTTGCGGGAGGCAATCAGATCGGGACGCGTCTCGACCGGCACCGTCCTGCCGCCGAGCCGCGAACTGGCAGCGCAACTCGATTGCTCGCGGTGGGCCGTCACGCAGGCTTACAGCCAGCTCGTGACGGAGGGCTATCTTGCGACGCGGGTGGGCTCCGGGACCTGGGTCAGTTGGTCGGGCCCGACGCAGCGGACCTCCCGGCGTACGGCGGCCGCCAGCGTCGCGACGTACCGCTTCGACCTGGCTCCCGGTTCCCCCGACCTGCGCGCGTTCCCACGCACGCGTTGGGCCGAGGCGGCGCGGGCGGCCGCACGAACGGTACCGACTGCTGACCTCGGGTACCCGGACGAGCAGGGATACCTCCCGCTACGCGAGCTGATGGCCGACTACCTGCAGCGGAGCCGGGGAGCGATCGCCTCCGCCGCCGACGTGGCAATCCGCAGCGGAGTCAGTGCGAGCGTCGCCCAGCTCTGCGCCGGCTTGCGCGCGATGGGGATCGATCGCATCGCGGTCGAGGATCCCGGCTGGACGCGGCTGCGTACCGTCATCGAGTCGACGGGAATGCGGCTGGAGCCGGTGCCGGTCGACCACCACGGTCTCCAGGTCGAACGGCTCTCGAGGCGGGACGATCTGCGGGCCGTGGTCGTCACGGCGGCGCATCAGTTTCCGACCGGCGTTGTGCTTGCGCCGCATCGCCGGTTGGGGCTGATCGACTGGGCGCGCCGGAACAACGGCGTGATCCTCGAAGACGACTACGACGCCGAGTTCCGGTACGACCGAAGCCCGGTCGGCACGTTGCAGGGGATGGCGCCGGAACACGTCGTACTTCTCGGCTCGGTGAGCAAGACGCTGAGCCCGGCGATCGGGATCGGCTGGTTCGTGGCGCAAGGTCAGTGGCGCAGTCTGCTGGAAGGTCGTTCTGTTGCCGGTCCGTCGACCATCGACCAGGCGACGTTCGCGGAACTGGTGGCAGCCGGCGCGTACGACAGACACCTGCGCGCGATGCAGCGCCGCTACAAACGCCGCCGCGACTGCGTCCTCACCGCACTCCAACACGAACTACCAACGTGGACAATCGGCGGCGCTGCGGCGGGTCTTCACCTGACGCTGACACATTCGAGCAACCCCGACACAAGCCTCCTCGTAACAGCCGCGGGAGATCTCGGAACCCGAATCGTCCCCCTCCTGGACTACCGAATCCACACCGCCGAAACCCAGGACGGCATCGTCCTCGGCTACGGCAACATCCCCGACAACGACGTACCCCCAGCCATCCGATCCCTCGCGAAGGCCTTCGCTAACTCACGCCCTCGAGCCGCGCAACCGCCTGCGTGA
- a CDS encoding aldo/keto reductase, translating to MEYRNLGRTGLKVSEVCLGAMHFGGPTDEQTSVRILDEFADAGGTFIDTADVYNAGESEAVVGRWLKGRDRDAFVVATKVYGAMGDGPNDDGLSRKHILAAVEASLRRLGTDYIDLYYTHVWDTATPLEETLATLDTLVTSGKVRYLGASNVTGWQLQKSVDLARQNGYSAYSALQPLYNLLDRETEWELLAICRNEGLGVMPWSPLRAGWLAGRFRRGMEAPPEDTRVAAAAERGLLEAWDYYNNERTWNVLDALHDIAAESGKSVAQVALRWLIQTDPVTAPIIGPRTLEHYVDNVGAAGWSLTEDQLTLLTTVSEKPPVYPYDLLRNFKR from the coding sequence ATGGAATACCGGAATCTCGGCAGGACGGGTCTGAAGGTCAGTGAGGTGTGCCTGGGGGCGATGCACTTCGGCGGACCTACCGATGAGCAGACCAGTGTCCGCATCCTCGACGAGTTCGCCGACGCCGGCGGGACGTTCATCGACACCGCAGACGTGTACAACGCGGGTGAGTCGGAGGCCGTCGTCGGCCGGTGGCTCAAGGGCCGGGACCGCGACGCGTTCGTGGTCGCCACCAAGGTGTACGGCGCGATGGGCGACGGGCCCAACGACGACGGTCTGAGCCGCAAGCACATCCTCGCCGCTGTCGAAGCGAGCCTGCGCCGCCTCGGCACCGACTACATCGACTTGTACTACACGCACGTCTGGGACACGGCGACGCCGCTCGAGGAGACCCTCGCGACGCTCGACACGCTGGTCACGTCCGGCAAGGTGCGATACCTCGGAGCGAGCAACGTCACCGGCTGGCAGCTGCAGAAGTCGGTCGACCTCGCCAGGCAGAACGGCTACAGCGCCTACAGCGCGTTGCAGCCGCTGTACAACCTGCTCGACCGTGAGACCGAGTGGGAGCTGCTGGCGATCTGCCGCAACGAGGGCCTCGGCGTGATGCCGTGGAGTCCGCTGCGTGCGGGGTGGCTCGCGGGCCGGTTCCGTCGCGGTATGGAGGCGCCGCCGGAGGACACTCGGGTGGCCGCCGCGGCCGAGCGTGGACTGCTGGAGGCGTGGGACTACTACAACAACGAGCGCACCTGGAACGTCCTCGACGCGTTGCACGACATCGCGGCCGAGAGCGGCAAGAGTGTCGCGCAGGTGGCCCTGCGGTGGCTGATCCAGACCGATCCCGTCACGGCTCCGATCATCGGACCGCGCACCCTCGAGCACTACGTCGACAACGTCGGTGCCGCCGGTTGGTCCCTCACCGAGGACCAGCTCACCCTCCTCACCACGGTCAGCGAGAAGCCGCCGGTCTATCCCTACGATCTCCTGCGCAACTTCAAGCGCTGA